The following proteins come from a genomic window of Peromyscus eremicus chromosome 23, PerEre_H2_v1, whole genome shotgun sequence:
- the Lrrc43 gene encoding leucine-rich repeat-containing protein 43, giving the protein METRDSSASDRKTGTLSTAVHEHLRKLCLREFPCGTGSWNKSRFLPQRWRTWRELVPKEEETVSAQEETVETLLGLVRSHPPLPGF; this is encoded by the exons ATGGAGACCAGAGACTCCAGCGCGAGCGACAGAAAGACCGGGACCTTGAGCACCGCTGTGCACGAGCACCTTCGGAAGCTGTGTCTGCGTGAATTCCCGTGTGGCACCGGGAGCTGG AATAAGTCACGCTTTCTTCCTCAAAGATGGCGAACCTGGAGGGAGTTGGTCCCCaaggaggaagagacagtgagcgcCCAGGAGGAGACTGTGGAGACCCTGCTGGGCTTGGTCCGCAGCCACCCACCTCTCCCTGGGTTTTGA